In Halomicrobium zhouii, the sequence CACGCGTCCAAAGTCCAGTCACTTACAGAATTTCGAATCCAAAGTGCTACGCGCCTTCTTCGAGGCGTTCGTACCGGTCCTCGAACCGGCCCTGGCACGACGGGCAACAGAAGTGGTACACCTGGCCGTCGACCCGCGTCGAGGAGCCCTCGCTGTCGACGGTGTTGCCGCACTCGGCGCAGGTGAGCGCGAACTCGGCGCCGTCGAGCGACGGGTGCCAGGAGACGTCGTCCATCAGCGTCACCGCGTAGTCGGCGCCGGCGTCGCCGAGCAGCCCGTCGACCCACTGGCGGACGTTCTCGACCTGTGCGCGGGCGTAGAACCACACCTCGCCGTCGGCGGTGACGAACACGTGCTCGACGGCGTTCG encodes:
- a CDS encoding AsnC family transcriptional regulator, encoding MREFDETDVEILRYLAEDARRPFSDIGDAVGLSGPAVSDRVTRLREAGVVERFTVDVDRSQLHAGVPVFVQVRGAADVDALRERVGEANAVEHVFVTADGEVWFYARAQVENVRQWVDGLLGDAGADYAVTLMDDVSWHPSLDGAEFALTCAECGNTVDSEGSSTRVDGQVYHFCCPSCQGRFEDRYERLEEGA